TAAAAAGGATTCACACCGATATACAATCAGAATGTTTAATAAAACATTGCAGCAAGACATAATACCTAAAATGATAAAAAAAGATGTGCAAGAAAAAGCGCTTTTATTAGTAGGAAGATTAGAAAAATGTTCTGATTACAGGTTAAAGGCTGATTATAAAGATGATTTTTTACAAGTTAATAATGTGAATTATTTAAAAAAGACTTTAGATATTTTTGATGAAATTTATGATGAAATTCTTGAAATAATGGATGTAGAAAGTAATGAAGAATAAAGGTAGGTGTAGAAATGAAAAATGAAGAAATAAAATTTGGTGCTAAAAAAATACTGAAGAAGCTATCTGAAACTTATAATGATTTAGAGGCTTTTGTATTTTATAACGATGAATTTGAACAATATGAACTCGTTATAAACTCGGTTTACGAAGAAGATGATGAATTTGTAAAAACATTAAACAAACTTTTGATTTCTGAAATTATTTCAAAAAAAATGTATCTGTATTCTTATTTTACTGATGAATTTGAAGAGATGGCATCAAAATATCTTGATACGGATGATTGTGAGATAAGTATTATTTCGGAAGAGTTTTTACAAAATGATATTAAACGAGCTGTTTCAAATTATGTGAAAAAAAATCCTGAGCAACTTGATTTGACAATTACGTTAGATACAAATGAAGATGCCAAAAGGACAATCACGATTAAAGATGACTTGCTTATAAAGGAAAGTGTTTTTGGAGATATCCGACCTGTTTTACAAATAAAAGATGTCAAGAACACGAAAGAAGGGTGATTCAAATGAAAAAAATAAATAGAAAAATTTTGATAGATGATATACGGTTAATAAATTCAAAACTTAATATACAGGAAAAATTAGTAGAAAAATTCAATAATTCAGATAACCGAACTTTAAAAATGGATTTACAATTTAAATCTCCGAGATTTACTGAGATAAAAAAAGGTGCAGAAATGAAAAAAATATCGTTTGAACTTAAAATTTCAAACAATGATTATGAAATATTGAACATGGATTCAGAATACATAATTTCAATTATGTCGGAGAGTAGTATTAAAGACGAAAAAGAAGTCAAAAAGATTGAAAAATACATCACAAATTTATTACGAGTAAAAATTACAGAGGATATAAACGCTGTTATAAAAAACAGTATTTTCCCAATAGGTGTTCCGCATACCATTGAAGAATTATAAAAAAAGAGAGCTTAATCGCTCTCTTTTGTTTTTATAGCTGTTTCCGTTTTTATTTTCAAAATTTTCAAATCTTTCATTTATCGCTCCTTGATTTTTTGATAAGGATTTGATAAAATGAATTTGTAAAGAGTTATTTTATTTCTCTATCAATGTTCTGGCATTGATAGAGGTATATTTATAATAATCAATATAAATAGTGCTCTAAGTATGTGTGGTTAAGATTAGTGCGTACTTTCGCACCATTTGAAACTTAAAATTACCGATATATACAAGAGCAGAAATTGCTCTTTTTTTTATAATTAAATCATAAAGTATAAATTCAAAAATAACGTAGGATTGAAAGAAAAAAGAGGAAAAAATGGGAAAAAGAAATATAAAAATGATTTATCAGTATGATGGAAGTAAATTTTGCGGATTTCAGCGGCAAAAAAAGATGAAAACTGTACAAGGAGAAATTGAGAGAGCTGTTTTTAAAACTTTTAATCAAGAAATAAATATGATTTCATCGGGAAGAACTGATAAAGGAGTTCATGCTATGGAGCAGGTTTCTAATTTTGTCATTGATGAAAATATTCCGATAGAAGCGATAAAAAGACAAATTAATAAATGTCTAAAGGGAGAAGTTAAGGTTTTGGAAGTTGAGGAAGCTGGAAAAGATTTTAATGCACGGTTTGATGCAAAAAGTAGGACTTATCTGTATATTATGAGGAATGAGGAAGATATTACGCCGTTTGAAGCAAATTATGTGACAGGATTGAGGGCAAGCGTGAATGTGGAAAAATTTCAGGAGATAATGAATGATTTTGTTGGAAAATATGATTTTAGCAGCTTTATGAAAAAGGACAAGGCTTATAGGAATCCTGTGAGAGAAATTGTCTATATAAAATGCTATTATGATGAAAAAATTGGTCAAAAGCAGTTAAATGTCGAGATTTGTGGAAATGGATTTTTGAAAACGATGGTTAGAATTATGATTGGTTCAGCACTTGCGGTTTATTTTGGAAATGTAGAAGAAGATTACATAAAAAGAAGGCTGGAAAATCCTAATGCTGATGATAAGAAAATTTTGGCAGCTTCGGAAGGTCTGTATTTGTATAAAGTGAATTATTGATAAATTTTAAAAATGAAAAAATGTATATTTTAAAATAGTGTTTACTTTTGTAAAGTATAGATAATTTGACAAAGTTATAAAATTGGCTCAAAAAATTTATACTAAAATAATTTTTATAAAAAATAAATAGAGAAAGGAAAATTTTTATGGAAAGAAATTACAAAATAAAAATATTGGATGCAAAAAAGGATTCAGATTTGCTATTTAGGATTGTGGAGCATGAAAATGAGGTTTTTGGAGAAGCGACTGTCGGAAATTGGAATATTAAACCGTTTAGCAAATATGGGAAAGTTTTTGCGATGCTTAGTAATGATGTGAATGAGGAACTGATGTCAGTTATTGAAGTTTTGAGCAGCTTTGATAGGGAAGTGGCTTATGTGTATGGAGTTTCCACTGTTCCAAAGTTTGAAAGAAACGGATATGCAAGAATTTTGCTTGAGTATGTAATGAAAAATTTAAAGGAAATTGGTATAAAAAAAATAGAGCTTACTGTTGATATGGATAATTTTACAGCGAAAAAAATTTATGAAAATCTAGGATTTGAAATAGTGGGAAATTTGGATAATGAATATGGAGATAATATTGAGCGGTATTTAATGAGATATTTAGTGAAGTAATTGTGAAATGTACTAATAATTAGTTTTAAAAATATTTGGATATTAAAATCTTATATAGATTTAATGATTTATTAATGATAAATACAGCATAAACAAATGGACTTAGGGTATAATTTATGGTAGCATAGTTTTCGTTTATCGAAAATTTTGATAAAATTTGTGATTGAAGTGTCTGGGAATTCAACTATAAAATGAAATATTAAACATCTCAATTTTGCATTTCGGAAAACTTATAAAGGAGTGATTAATTATGAAGAAACTAATATTAGCAATATTTTTATTATTTGGTGTACTTGGTTTTTCAAGATATGTAGAACGTTGCAGAATAGTATCAGGTAATACTTGTGTGAGCCTTGAATCTGGAAAAAGATTTAATTTTAGAGGATACCCATTCTCAGGACTTGGAATTGGGGATGTTTATAGAGTATACTTTGAAGGAAGTGGATACAGAAATTTATACTACACAGGATCATCTTACCTTTATTAGATAAGTTCTATAATTTAATTGTATAAAAAAAATTGAATAATTTTTAATTATTTTACCAGACATGAAAATTAAATTATTATGATAAATTGAGATGTTTAAAAAATAAAAAAACAAATAAAATATTGGAAAAGAGGAAATAATAATGAAACTGTTATTTAAATTGGTTATTTTATTAAGCAGCGTAACAGGATTAATGAGTGCGGCTGAAAAAGTGTGCATTGATCCAGGACATCAAGCTAAGGGAAATATGCAAACAGAAGAAATAGCGCCAGGTTCAAGCAAGAGAAAACCAAAAGTAGCCTATGGAACAAAAGGTGTTTCGACTAAAAAAACTGAGTATCAATTGGCATTAGAAATAGGATTAAAATTAAGAGATGCTTTAAAGGCCAAAGGATATTCTGTATTTATGGTAAGAGAAACAAATAATGTAAATATAAGTAACAAGGAAAGAGCCTTGATGACAAATAAGGCAGGGTGTTCAGTCTACTTGAGATTACATGCGGATGCAGGTGGAAGCAGCGCCAGAGGTGCAACTGTACTTACATCATCAGCTAAAAATCCACATACAAGAAGTGTACAAAAGTCAAGCGATAGATTTTCAAGAGCTATTTTGTCAGAATATACAAAAGCAACTGGATTTAAAAGTCGAGGAGTTGCCTATAGAGATGATTTAACAGGAACAAACTGGTCAACAGTTACAAATACATTACTAGAAATGGGATTTATGACAAATCCTGAAGAAGATAGAAAAATGGCTTCTCCAGATTTTCAAAATGTAATGGTAAAAGGAATTGTGAATGGAATTGATAAATATTTCAGAGAAAGATAAAATAAAAAAATTCTGAATTTCATAATAGAAAAAAATTAAAGTTAATAATATGTAGATATAAGGACTGTTTTAGTTATTGATGACTAAGGGAGTCCTTTTTAATTTTAGGATTTTGTATAATAATACTAAACTTCGTTTAAATAACAAATGTATTAAGAACTTATCTAGTAAGGGGTAAAAACTTATATTATTTCCCATTTAAATAATAGGAATCAGAAAATTCATGGAATTAAAGCTTTTTTTTACAAGGTTGTACTGTTTACAATCTATGTACTTATAAAATATCCTTTAATTAAATTTAATCATTAAGTATCCATCTTAAAGACTTTTGTGATTTTATTTATAAATATTATGATTAATAAATACTTTTTCTTATTTCATTTATATGTTTTTTTAACATAAGGGCATCAGATGCCATGCCCTTTTTCGCAATAGCAGTTATTTTTACATGCATAACTGGTTATTATTTAAAGATAATGGTGAAACGTTCTACGAACTACCCCGCTTAACGAAAAACTTTCTTATAAAGAAAAAACAAAATTCGCTTTTAGTAAAGGTTGCTTTCATTATTATCAATTTAAATAAAATAGAAAAGGTCAGACAAGTTGTATTTTACTGAAAAATTAAAATCTCAAAAATTTTATAATAAATATTTTAAAATTATAAACTTGATAAAACCCTGTGTTTATCATTGTTATTTTAATATTATAAAAATTTTCTGAAAAAATGAAAAAAATTTTAAAAAAAGTGTTGACAAATTTAAAAAAATGTAATATTATATATTTGTAGTTAGCAACCTAAGTTAGAGAGTGCTAACAATAAAAAGGAAGGTGCCGAGATGAATGATAGGGAGCAATTAATTCTAAAGGCTATTATCAAGCATTATCTGGAATTTGGTGAAAGTGTAGGATCACGGACGCTGGAGAAAAAGTATAACATTGGAGTGTCGTCAGCGACTATCCGAAATACAATGGCAGATTTGGAAGATAAGGGCCTAATTGTAAAAACACATACATCTTCTGGACGTATTCCGACAAGTGAAGGATATAAGCTGTATGTCGATGAGCTTTTGAAAATTAGAGATATTTCTCAGGAGGAAAAGGCGAAGGTCATGCAGGCGTACAATAAGAGGATGAATCAAATTGATACGATATTTGAGGAAACGTCTAGATTATTGTCAAAAATTAGTCAATATGCCGGAGTTGTATTGGAGCCGGCGTTTACGCAGGAAGGTGTAAAAAAGGTAAAATTGGTACATATTAATGAAACGACAGTACTTGCTGTAGTTGTAATGAATTCTTCCCTTACAAAAAATTTAAATATCTTTCTGGAAAATCCTGTAACTGAAAATGAAGTGGAAGCAATAAATAGTTTTTTAAATGAAAAAATTGCGAACAGTAAGTATTTTACATTATCTGACTTAAAGGATTTTTTCACGAATACAAATTTATTTATGCAAAGCGATTTTCAGGATAATATGATTTCCGATGAAGGAAAATTATTTTTTGAAGGTGGAACGAATCTCATTGAAAATAACGCATCTGATGTAATGAACCTTATAAATCGGGTAAAACTGTTTAATAATCCGAATGATTTACGAAATGTATTTGCACAGTTTTTACAGATGGAGGAATTTAAAGATAGAGAAGTGAATGTAATTTTTGGAGAAGATTTGAATATTGCAGGACTAGAGGATTTTTCATTTGTGTTCTCGGTTTATACGCTTAATAATGCGAAGGGGATTATCGGTGTGATTGGACCAAAACGAATGGAATATTCAAAGACGGTTGGACTCGTTGAATATGTAGCAGAAGAAGTAAATCAGTTATTAAATCAAAAAAATAAATAATAAGAAGGAGAGTGGGTTTTTTAAATGGCGGAAAAAGATTTGGAAAAGGAAAATTTGGAAGGTGAGGCTGTACAGAATGAAGCGGTTGAAGAGCAAAATAAAAATGTAGAAAATCAAGAAGCTGAAAAAAGTGCAGAAGAAATTTCTGATAATTGTGATGATAAGGTAAAGAAATTAGAAGCTGAACTTGAAGAATGGAAAAATTCATATACAAGAAAGTTGGCTGAATTTCAAAACTTCACAAAAAGAAAAGAAAACGAAGTTGCTGAAATGAGAAAATACGCTTCTGAAGGAATTATCGTAAAATTGCTTGACAATATAGATAATCTGGAAAGAGCGGTTGACGCATCGAAGGAAAGTCAAAACTTTGATTCATTAATCGAAGGAGTTAATATGATTTTGAATAATCTAAAAAATCTGTTGACAGAAGAAGGCGTAGAAGAAATTGAAGCAGCAGGAAAAGAGTACGATCCTTACGAACATAAAGCTATGATTACTGAAAACAAAGAGGAACTGGATGACAACGTGGTTGTGCGAGTTTTCCAAAAAGGTTACAAAATGAAAGGGAAAGTTGTAAGACCTGCGATGGTAACGGTTAATAAGAAACAATAAAAATTGAAATAAAAAATAAATAAATTAAATTTATAAAAAATTGATAATAAAGGAGAATGATAGATATGAGTAAAATAATAGGAATAGATTTAGGGACAACAAACAGCTGCGTGGCAGTTATGGAAGGTGGAAACTTTGCTATAATACCAAATAGTGATGGAGGAAGAACTACACCTTCAGTAGTAAACATTAAAGATAATGGAGAAATTATTGTAGGAGAAATTGCAAAAAGACAGGCTATTACAAATCCTGATTCAACTGTAATTTCAATTAAAACTCACATGGGAAGCGACTATAAAGTTGATATTAACGGAAAAAGCTATACACCACAAGAAATTTCAGCAATGATTCTTAAAAAATTGAAAAAAGATGCTGAGGCTTATTTGGGTGAAGATGTAACAGAAGCTGTAATTACAGTGCCTGCATACTTTACAGATGCACAAAGACAAGCTACAAAAGATGCTGGGGAAATTGCAGGACTTAAAGTTCAAAGAATTATAAATGAGCCAACAGCGGCTGCGTTATCTTATGGAATGGATAAGAAAAAAGAAGAAAAAGTATTAGTATTTGACTTGGGTGGAGGTACATTTGACGTATCTGTGCTTGAAATTGGAGATGGAGTTGTGGAAGTTATTTCAACTTCTGGAAATAACCACTTAGGTGGAGATAATTTTGACCAAAAAATTATTGACTGGTTAGCTGACGAATTTAAAAAAGAAACTGGAATTGACTTGAGAAATGATAAAATGGCAATTCAAAGATTGAAAGATGCGGCAGAAGATGCTAAGAAAAAATTGTCAACTACACTAGAAACACAAATTTCATTACCATTTATCACAATGGATGCAACAGGGCCTAAACATTTGGAGAAAAAATTGACTCGTGCGGCATTTGATGAATTGACAAAAGACTTGGTTGAAGCAACTAAAGGACCAGTAAAACAAGCATTGGAAGATGCTGATTTAAGCCCTAGTGATATTGATGAAGTGTTATTAGTTGGAGGTTCTACAAGAATTCCAGCGGTTCAAGAATGGGTAAAATCTTTCTTAGGAAAAGAACCTAACAAATCAATAAACCCTGATGAAGTAGTTGCGGCAGGAGCGGCAATTCAAGGTGGAGTATTGATGGGAGACGTTAAAGACGTATTATTATTAGACGTAACACCATTATCATTAGGAATTGAAACAATGGGAGGAGTATTTACTAAAATTATCGAAAGAAATACTACAGTTCCTGTTAAAAAATCACAAGTGTTCTCAACAGCGGCAGATAATCAGCCAGCTGTATCAATAGTTGTACTGCAAGGGGAAAGAGCAAGAGCGGCTGACAACCATAAATTAGGAGAATTTAACTTAAACGATATTCCACCTGCACCAAGAGGAGTACCTCAAATCGAAGTAACATTCGACATTGACGCAAACGGAATTGTACACGTTTCTGCAAAAGACTTGGGAACTGGAAAAGAAAACACAGTAACAATTTCTGGAAGTTCTAACTTATCTAAAGACGACATAGAAAAAATGAAAAAAGATGCCGAAGCGCATGAAGCTGAAGATAAGAAATTCCAAGAATTAGTAGAAGCAAGAAACCAAGCTGACCAATTAGTAATCGCAACAGAAAAAACTATAAAAGAAAACGAAGATAAACTTCAAGGAACTGAAAAAGAAGACATCGAAAAAGCAATCGAAGAATTGAAAAAAGTAAAAGATGGCGACGATGTAGAAGCAATCAGAAAATCAATTGAAGAATTATCAAAAGTTTCTCAAGGTTTCGCAACAAGAATGTACCAAGAAGCAGCTCAAGCCCAACAAGCGGCACAAGGCGGAGAAACAGCTGGAGAAAGTAACAATTCTGGTGCTAATGATGTGGAAGATGCAGAAGTTGTGGATTAATTAAGAAATAGAAATTTAAAGTGAAAAATAGGATTGAGAAGGGGAATTATTTCTCCTTCTTTTGTAAAAAATAATTGATTTTTTCACAAAAAAAGTATATACTATGTATATACTTATTAGAAAGAGAGATTATTATGGCAGAGGTTTTAAAAATACAAAAATGGGGAAACAGTCAAGGAATAAGACTTCCTAAAAAAATATTGGAAATGCTGGATTTAAAGGTAAATGATACTATTTTGATAGAAGAGGAAGATGATTGCCTTAAATTAAAAAAAATAAAAAAAGAAAAAAGAAAGACAATAAAGGAATTATTTGCAAATTATAATGAGGATTATGAAAAAAAGGAAATAGATTGGGGAGAACCAGTAGGTAAAGAGGTATGGTAAAACAAGGGGATATAATAAAGATAAATTTTAATCCGCAGGTAGGACATGAACAAGCTGGATATCGTCCTGCGGTTATAGTAAGCAATGATACTTTCAATAAGGTAACAAATTTAGTTTTAGTTTGTCCAATTACAAATTCAATAGACAAATTTCCGCTTCATATAAAATTAGATAATCGGACTGCTACTACGGGCATAATTTTATGTGAACACCTTAAATCTTTGGATATTACTACAAGAAACTATAAAATTATTGAAAAATTACCAGAGGATATTTTAGAAAAAGTCGTGGACATTATTTTTTCTGAAGTAGAAATTGAATAAAAAATAAATTTGAAATTGAGATAATAAGATTGAAAAATAAATTTGGTACAATAATAAAATTGAAAAATCAAAATAAATAAAAATCTTTAAAAAAGGATGTGTTAAAAATGGAAAGTACAATAAACACTCTAAAATACGGAAATGTTGAAATTACAGTTGCGGATAGAGGAGCGGAATTACGAAGTTATAAAGTGGATGGAGAAGAGTTTATGTGGAACAGAAAGCCTGAGTTTTGGGCTGCCAGTTCACCTGTGCTGTTTCCATTTGTTGGAAGTATAAAAAATGGAGCTTATAGTTACAACGGAAAAGAGTATAAAATTTCTACACGGCATGGGTTTGCTCGGACTGAGGATTTTGAACTGGTTGAGAAAACTGAAAATTCTTTGAAATTTAGATTTTCTTCAAATAGTGAAACTTTAAAAAAATATCCGTTTGAATTTGATTTGTTTTTAACTTATACAGTTAATGACGGTATCTTGGAAATTGGATATGATGTTGTAAATAAAAATAATTCTGAGATGTATTTTTCACTAGGAACACATCCTGCATTTGCACTTAATGTGAACGATGGTCTAAAATTAGATGACTATTACTTGGAATTTGAAAAAAATGAAACTTCGCAAAAATATAAACTTACTAATAATGGGCTAGTTTTTGATGAAAAAGTTGATTATTTGAATAATACTAACAAGATTCAAATTACTGAAAATGTATTTGATGATGATGCAATAGTATTTGAAGGTTTAAAATCAGAAAAAGTTACAATAAAAAATAATAAAAATTCTAAAGAATTAAGCGTTGAATATAAAGGATTCCCGTATATTGCATTTTGGAGTAAGCCAAAAGCTCCTTATGTGTGTATAGAACCTTGGTATGGAATTTCAGATTTTGAAAACTGTACAGGGAAATTGGAAGAAAAGACAGGGATTCTAAAATTGGAAAATGGTGAAAACTTTTTTGCAAAATTAATTGTAAAAGGTAAAAAATAACGAAAAATTGAAAAAACTCAAATTTAGTGTTGGATTTCTTGGAAAATTAGGTTATAATATGTTTAATTAGCTTTAAAACCAATTATTAAATGATTATAATTTTTAGAGGTATTTAAGGTTTAATATAAACTTAAAAATTATAAATTCCTAATAATTAGAGAATATTTGTGGAATGTTATAA
This is a stretch of genomic DNA from Leptotrichia hofstadii. It encodes these proteins:
- the truA gene encoding tRNA pseudouridine(38-40) synthase TruA, which produces MGKRNIKMIYQYDGSKFCGFQRQKKMKTVQGEIERAVFKTFNQEINMISSGRTDKGVHAMEQVSNFVIDENIPIEAIKRQINKCLKGEVKVLEVEEAGKDFNARFDAKSRTYLYIMRNEEDITPFEANYVTGLRASVNVEKFQEIMNDFVGKYDFSSFMKKDKAYRNPVREIVYIKCYYDEKIGQKQLNVEICGNGFLKTMVRIMIGSALAVYFGNVEEDYIKRRLENPNADDKKILAASEGLYLYKVNY
- a CDS encoding GNAT family N-acetyltransferase; this translates as MERNYKIKILDAKKDSDLLFRIVEHENEVFGEATVGNWNIKPFSKYGKVFAMLSNDVNEELMSVIEVLSSFDREVAYVYGVSTVPKFERNGYARILLEYVMKNLKEIGIKKIELTVDMDNFTAKKIYENLGFEIVGNLDNEYGDNIERYLMRYLVK
- a CDS encoding N-acetylmuramoyl-L-alanine amidase, which encodes MKLLFKLVILLSSVTGLMSAAEKVCIDPGHQAKGNMQTEEIAPGSSKRKPKVAYGTKGVSTKKTEYQLALEIGLKLRDALKAKGYSVFMVRETNNVNISNKERALMTNKAGCSVYLRLHADAGGSSARGATVLTSSAKNPHTRSVQKSSDRFSRAILSEYTKATGFKSRGVAYRDDLTGTNWSTVTNTLLEMGFMTNPEEDRKMASPDFQNVMVKGIVNGIDKYFRER
- the hrcA gene encoding heat-inducible transcriptional repressor HrcA; this translates as MNDREQLILKAIIKHYLEFGESVGSRTLEKKYNIGVSSATIRNTMADLEDKGLIVKTHTSSGRIPTSEGYKLYVDELLKIRDISQEEKAKVMQAYNKRMNQIDTIFEETSRLLSKISQYAGVVLEPAFTQEGVKKVKLVHINETTVLAVVVMNSSLTKNLNIFLENPVTENEVEAINSFLNEKIANSKYFTLSDLKDFFTNTNLFMQSDFQDNMISDEGKLFFEGGTNLIENNASDVMNLINRVKLFNNPNDLRNVFAQFLQMEEFKDREVNVIFGEDLNIAGLEDFSFVFSVYTLNNAKGIIGVIGPKRMEYSKTVGLVEYVAEEVNQLLNQKNK
- the grpE gene encoding nucleotide exchange factor GrpE; translation: MAEKDLEKENLEGEAVQNEAVEEQNKNVENQEAEKSAEEISDNCDDKVKKLEAELEEWKNSYTRKLAEFQNFTKRKENEVAEMRKYASEGIIVKLLDNIDNLERAVDASKESQNFDSLIEGVNMILNNLKNLLTEEGVEEIEAAGKEYDPYEHKAMITENKEELDDNVVVRVFQKGYKMKGKVVRPAMVTVNKKQ
- the dnaK gene encoding molecular chaperone DnaK, translating into MSKIIGIDLGTTNSCVAVMEGGNFAIIPNSDGGRTTPSVVNIKDNGEIIVGEIAKRQAITNPDSTVISIKTHMGSDYKVDINGKSYTPQEISAMILKKLKKDAEAYLGEDVTEAVITVPAYFTDAQRQATKDAGEIAGLKVQRIINEPTAAALSYGMDKKKEEKVLVFDLGGGTFDVSVLEIGDGVVEVISTSGNNHLGGDNFDQKIIDWLADEFKKETGIDLRNDKMAIQRLKDAAEDAKKKLSTTLETQISLPFITMDATGPKHLEKKLTRAAFDELTKDLVEATKGPVKQALEDADLSPSDIDEVLLVGGSTRIPAVQEWVKSFLGKEPNKSINPDEVVAAGAAIQGGVLMGDVKDVLLLDVTPLSLGIETMGGVFTKIIERNTTVPVKKSQVFSTAADNQPAVSIVVLQGERARAADNHKLGEFNLNDIPPAPRGVPQIEVTFDIDANGIVHVSAKDLGTGKENTVTISGSSNLSKDDIEKMKKDAEAHEAEDKKFQELVEARNQADQLVIATEKTIKENEDKLQGTEKEDIEKAIEELKKVKDGDDVEAIRKSIEELSKVSQGFATRMYQEAAQAQQAAQGGETAGESNNSGANDVEDAEVVD
- a CDS encoding AbrB/MazE/SpoVT family DNA-binding domain-containing protein; its protein translation is MAEVLKIQKWGNSQGIRLPKKILEMLDLKVNDTILIEEEDDCLKLKKIKKEKRKTIKELFANYNEDYEKKEIDWGEPVGKEVW
- a CDS encoding type II toxin-antitoxin system PemK/MazF family toxin, yielding MVKQGDIIKINFNPQVGHEQAGYRPAVIVSNDTFNKVTNLVLVCPITNSIDKFPLHIKLDNRTATTGIILCEHLKSLDITTRNYKIIEKLPEDILEKVVDIIFSEVEIE
- a CDS encoding aldose 1-epimerase family protein; this translates as MESTINTLKYGNVEITVADRGAELRSYKVDGEEFMWNRKPEFWAASSPVLFPFVGSIKNGAYSYNGKEYKISTRHGFARTEDFELVEKTENSLKFRFSSNSETLKKYPFEFDLFLTYTVNDGILEIGYDVVNKNNSEMYFSLGTHPAFALNVNDGLKLDDYYLEFEKNETSQKYKLTNNGLVFDEKVDYLNNTNKIQITENVFDDDAIVFEGLKSEKVTIKNNKNSKELSVEYKGFPYIAFWSKPKAPYVCIEPWYGISDFENCTGKLEEKTGILKLENGENFFAKLIVKGKK